The region GGTCCTGTATACCCGCTTCTGCTCGCCTTGCCACGGTGCTGAAGGCGATGGCCAGGGACTGGTGGGGCAGAAGTTCAAAGGTGTGCCATCCTATACGGCGGGCCGCGTTGCGGAACTTCCGGGAGGACACATTTACCACGTTATCACCTACGGCAGAGGGCGTATGTTGCCTCACGGTTCACAGGTTGACCCGGAGGAGCGCTGGAAGATAGTTATGTATGTACAGCAGCTACAAAAGGGAGAGACAGGCACAGCCGTTTCTGATGATGCTTCGGAAGAGGCCGCACAGGAAGCCGCTGAGACCGGAACCGCAAACCCTGTAACCGGAACCCCTAATAACTAAGACTAAGGCATAAAATAAAGGGATAATGACAGAAGAAAGACTCATCATTTCCAGAAAAACGAATAACAAGTTTTTCTTAATGATAGCTGTAGGTGTAGTTCTACTTATAGCAGGCATCATTTTTATGGCCGCAGGCGGAGGAGCAGATCACGGTGAGGGACACGGTGAGGCTGCGGCGGCAGGTCATGAGGCTGCTTCATGGACAAAGCGCTTGTTCGTGAACCTTTGGCTGAACAACGTATACTTTACGGGTATAGCCCTGATCGGTACCTTCTTCGTGGCGGTACAGTATGTGGCGTATGCCGGTTGGTCAGTATTGATTAAGAGGATTGCTCTTGCACTGAGCTACTTCCTGCCAATAGGGGGAGCTCTCATGCTGCTGGTTTTCCTTTTCGGTGGACATGACATCTTCCACTGGACACACGAGTACTTGTATGATATCAACGATGAGCGGTATGACCCGATCATCGCAGGCAAGTCGCCCTACCTGAACACGGCGTTTTTCCTTATCCGTATGGTGATCTACTTCGCACTGTGGATATGGTTTTCCATGTGGCTGAGAAAGGAGTCCATCAATGAGGACCTGAACGGTGGTACGAACTACTACCACAAGAGCATCCGTATTTCTGCCGTATTCCTGGTAATCTTCGGCATCACTTCTTCTACCGCTGCGTGGGATTGGGTGCTTTCCATCGACACACACTGGTTCTCAACCATGTTCGGCTGGTATGTATTCGCCAGCTGGTGGGTGTCTGGCCTTGCTGCCATCACACTAACGGTGATTATCCTGAAGCAGAACGGTTACCTGAAGATGGTTAACGCCAACCACCTGCATGACCTGGGCAAGTTCGTGTTTGCCTTCTCTAT is a window of Pontibacter kalidii DNA encoding:
- a CDS encoding c-type cytochrome, with the translated sequence MKRIINTGFTASAILFSAAVLFSCSNEQDPGLEFAPDMYHSVPLDPYSQIKENKFNPAGMNMREPVKGTVARGKQGYNTYLTEDNAETAGAELKNPLARNSENLAEGKVLYTRFCSPCHGAEGDGQGLVGQKFKGVPSYTAGRVAELPGGHIYHVITYGRGRMLPHGSQVDPEERWKIVMYVQQLQKGETGTAVSDDASEEAAQEAAETGTANPVTGTPNN
- a CDS encoding quinol:cytochrome C oxidoreductase — translated: MTEERLIISRKTNNKFFLMIAVGVVLLIAGIIFMAAGGGADHGEGHGEAAAAGHEAASWTKRLFVNLWLNNVYFTGIALIGTFFVAVQYVAYAGWSVLIKRIALALSYFLPIGGALMLLVFLFGGHDIFHWTHEYLYDINDERYDPIIAGKSPYLNTAFFLIRMVIYFALWIWFSMWLRKESINEDLNGGTNYYHKSIRISAVFLVIFGITSSTAAWDWVLSIDTHWFSTMFGWYVFASWWVSGLAAITLTVIILKQNGYLKMVNANHLHDLGKFVFAFSIFWTYIWFSQFLLYWYANMPEEAIYFIERLGGNGGHFKWIFFFNLIINFVLPFLVLMTRDAKRQMIMLKIVTIAILIGHWFDFYLMMMPGTLRTDAGIGFIEIGTALIFLGVFLLAFTKGLSKASLVPVNHPFLEESVHHHV